From Ictidomys tridecemlineatus isolate mIctTri1 chromosome 2, mIctTri1.hap1, whole genome shotgun sequence, the proteins below share one genomic window:
- the Fastk gene encoding fas-activated serine/threonine kinase isoform X4 has translation MRRPRGEPGSRAPRPTEGATCAGPGESWSPSPNSMLRILLSAQASPARLSGLLLIPPVQPCCLGPSKWGDRPLGGGPRAGHVQGLQRLLEQAKSPGELLRWLGQNPTKVRAHHYPVALRRLGQLLGSQPRPPPVEQATLQDLSQLIIRNCPSFDIHTIHVCLHLAVLLGFPSDGPLVCALEQERRFRLPPKPPPPLQPVLRGGQRLEAALSCPRFLRYPRQNLISSLAEARPEELTPHVMVLLAQHLARHRLREPQLLEAIAHFLVVQEAQLSSKVVQKLVLPFGRLNYLPLEQQFMPCLERILAREAGVAPLATVNILMSLCQLRCLPFRALHFVFSPGFINHISGTPHALIVRRYLSLLDAAVELELPGYRGPRLPRRQQVPIFPQPLITDRARCKYSHKDIVAEGLRQLLGEEKYRQDLTVPPGYCTDFLLCVSSSGAVLPVRTQDPFLPYPPRSCPQGQAASNPTTRDPAQRVVLMLRERWHFCRDGRVLLGSRALRERHLGLMGYQLLPLPFEELESQRGLPQLKSYLRQKLQALGLRWGPEGG, from the exons GGTCTCCATCACCCAACTCCATGCTTCGAATCCTGCTCTCTGCTCAGGCCTCCCCTGCTCGGCTGTCTGGCCTGCTGCTGATCCCGCCAGTACAGCCCTGCTGTTTGGGGCCCAGCAAGTGGGGGGACCGGCCTCTTGGAGGAGGGCCCCGTGCAGGCCATGTGCAAGGACTGCAGCGGCTTCTGGAACAGGCGAAGAGTCCTGGGGAGCTACTGCGCTGGCTGGGCCAGAACCCCACCAAGGTGCGCGCCCACCACTATCCTGTGGCACTTCGTCGCCTGGGCCAGCTCTTGGGGTCTCAGCCTCGGCCCCCTCCTGTGGAGCAGGCCACACTGCAGGACTTGAGTCAGCTCATCATCCGAAACTGCCCCTCCTTTGACATTCATACCATCCACGTGTGTCTGCACCTTGCAGTCTTACTTG GCTTTCCATCAGATGGACCTCTGGTGTGTGCCCTGGAGCAGGAGCGAAGGTTTCGCCTTCCTCCAAAGCCACCTCCCCCTCTGCAGCCTGTCCTCCGTGGTGGACAAAGGCTAGAAGCTGCTCTGAGCTGCCCCCGTTTCCTGCGGTATCCGAGGCAGAATCTGATCAGCAGCCTGGCAG AGGCAAGGCCAGAAGAACTGACTCCTCATGTGATGGTCCTTCTGGCCCAGCATCTCGCTCGGCATCGGTTGCGGGAGCCCCAGCTTCTGGAAGCCATTGCCCACTTCCTGGTGGTCCAGGAAGCCCAGCTCAGCAGCAAG GTGGTACAGAAGCTGGTCTTGCCCTTTGGGCGGCTGAACTACCTACCCCTGGAGCAGCAGTTTATGCCCTGCCTTGAGAGGATCCTGGCTCGGGAGGCAGGGGTGGCACCCCTGGCCACAGTCAACATTTTGATGTCACTGTGCCAGTTACGGTGCCTGCCCTTCAGAGCCCTGCACTTTGTCTTCTCTCCGGGTTTTATCAACCACATCAGTG GCACCCCTCACGCTCTGATTGTTCGACGCTACCTCTCCCTGCTTGACGCGGCTGTGGAGCTGGAGCTCCCAGGATACCGGGGCCCCCGCCTTCCCCGAAGGCAGCAAGTGCCCATCTTTCCGCAGCCACTCATCACCGACCGTGCCCGCTGCAAGTACAG TCACAAGGACATAGTAGCTGAGGGGCTGCGCCAGCTGCTGGGGGAGGAGAAATACCGCCAGGACCTGACTGTGCCTCCCGGCTATTGCACAG ACTTCCTGCTGTGTGTCAGCAGCTCTGGTGCTGTGCTTCCTGTGAGGACCCAAGATCCCTTTCTACCTTACCCACCAAGGTCCTGTCCACAGGGACAGGCTGCCTCTAATCCTACGACCCGTGACCCTGCCCAAAG GGTGGTGCTGATGCTGCGTGAACGCTGGCATTTCTGCCGTGATGGCAGGGTGCTGCTGGGCTCCCGTGCCCTGAGGGAGCGGCACCTGGGCCTAATGGGCTACCAGCTCCTGCCG CTGCCCTTTGAGGAACTGGAGTCACAGAGAGGCCTGCCCCAGCTCAAGAGCTACCTTAGGCAGAAGCTCCAGGCCTTAGGCCTCCGCTGGGGGCCTGAAGGAGGGTGA
- the Fastk gene encoding fas-activated serine/threonine kinase isoform X1, with protein sequence MRRPRGEPGSRAPRPTEGATCAGPGESWSPSPNSMLRILLSAQASPARLSGLLLIPPVQPCCLGPSKWGDRPLGGGPRAGHVQGLQRLLEQAKSPGELLRWLGQNPTKVRAHHYPVALRRLGQLLGSQPRPPPVEQATLQDLSQLIIRNCPSFDIHTIHVCLHLAVLLGFPSDGPLVCALEQERRFRLPPKPPPPLQPVLRGGQRLEAALSCPRFLRYPRQNLISSLAEARPEELTPHVMVLLAQHLARHRLREPQLLEAIAHFLVVQEAQLSSKVGLPPTLPCSSVVQKLVLPFGRLNYLPLEQQFMPCLERILAREAGVAPLATVNILMSLCQLRCLPFRALHFVFSPGFINHISGTPHALIVRRYLSLLDAAVELELPGYRGPRLPRRQQVPIFPQPLITDRARCKYSHKDIVAEGLRQLLGEEKYRQDLTVPPGYCTDFLLCVSSSGAVLPVRTQDPFLPYPPRSCPQGQAASNPTTRDPAQRVVLMLRERWHFCRDGRVLLGSRALRERHLGLMGYQLLPVRGPTLPGPHPHPCHAGNPVSSPHSCPLRNWSHREACPSSRATLGRSSRP encoded by the exons GGTCTCCATCACCCAACTCCATGCTTCGAATCCTGCTCTCTGCTCAGGCCTCCCCTGCTCGGCTGTCTGGCCTGCTGCTGATCCCGCCAGTACAGCCCTGCTGTTTGGGGCCCAGCAAGTGGGGGGACCGGCCTCTTGGAGGAGGGCCCCGTGCAGGCCATGTGCAAGGACTGCAGCGGCTTCTGGAACAGGCGAAGAGTCCTGGGGAGCTACTGCGCTGGCTGGGCCAGAACCCCACCAAGGTGCGCGCCCACCACTATCCTGTGGCACTTCGTCGCCTGGGCCAGCTCTTGGGGTCTCAGCCTCGGCCCCCTCCTGTGGAGCAGGCCACACTGCAGGACTTGAGTCAGCTCATCATCCGAAACTGCCCCTCCTTTGACATTCATACCATCCACGTGTGTCTGCACCTTGCAGTCTTACTTG GCTTTCCATCAGATGGACCTCTGGTGTGTGCCCTGGAGCAGGAGCGAAGGTTTCGCCTTCCTCCAAAGCCACCTCCCCCTCTGCAGCCTGTCCTCCGTGGTGGACAAAGGCTAGAAGCTGCTCTGAGCTGCCCCCGTTTCCTGCGGTATCCGAGGCAGAATCTGATCAGCAGCCTGGCAG AGGCAAGGCCAGAAGAACTGACTCCTCATGTGATGGTCCTTCTGGCCCAGCATCTCGCTCGGCATCGGTTGCGGGAGCCCCAGCTTCTGGAAGCCATTGCCCACTTCCTGGTGGTCCAGGAAGCCCAGCTCAGCAGCAAGGTGGGCTTGCCTCCCACCCTCCCATGCTCCTCT GTGGTACAGAAGCTGGTCTTGCCCTTTGGGCGGCTGAACTACCTACCCCTGGAGCAGCAGTTTATGCCCTGCCTTGAGAGGATCCTGGCTCGGGAGGCAGGGGTGGCACCCCTGGCCACAGTCAACATTTTGATGTCACTGTGCCAGTTACGGTGCCTGCCCTTCAGAGCCCTGCACTTTGTCTTCTCTCCGGGTTTTATCAACCACATCAGTG GCACCCCTCACGCTCTGATTGTTCGACGCTACCTCTCCCTGCTTGACGCGGCTGTGGAGCTGGAGCTCCCAGGATACCGGGGCCCCCGCCTTCCCCGAAGGCAGCAAGTGCCCATCTTTCCGCAGCCACTCATCACCGACCGTGCCCGCTGCAAGTACAG TCACAAGGACATAGTAGCTGAGGGGCTGCGCCAGCTGCTGGGGGAGGAGAAATACCGCCAGGACCTGACTGTGCCTCCCGGCTATTGCACAG ACTTCCTGCTGTGTGTCAGCAGCTCTGGTGCTGTGCTTCCTGTGAGGACCCAAGATCCCTTTCTACCTTACCCACCAAGGTCCTGTCCACAGGGACAGGCTGCCTCTAATCCTACGACCCGTGACCCTGCCCAAAG GGTGGTGCTGATGCTGCGTGAACGCTGGCATTTCTGCCGTGATGGCAGGGTGCTGCTGGGCTCCCGTGCCCTGAGGGAGCGGCACCTGGGCCTAATGGGCTACCAGCTCCTGCCGGTGAGAGGCCCCACCCTACCCGGTCCTCATCCTCATCCCTGCCATGCAGGTAACCCAGTGTCCTCTCCCCACAGCTGCCCTTTGAGGAACTGGAGTCACAGAGAGGCCTGCCCCAGCTCAAGAGCTACCTTAGGCAGAAGCTCCAGGCCTTAG
- the Fastk gene encoding fas-activated serine/threonine kinase isoform X3, producing the protein MRRPRGEPGSRAPRPTEGATCAGPGESWSPSPNSMLRILLSAQASPARLSGLLLIPPVQPCCLGPSKWGDRPLGGGPRAGHVQGLQRLLEQAKSPGELLRWLGQNPTKVRAHHYPVALRRLGQLLGSQPRPPPVEQATLQDLSQLIIRNCPSFDIHTIHVCLHLAVLLGFPSDGPLVCALEQERRFRLPPKPPPPLQPVLRGGQRLEAALSCPRFLRYPRQNLISSLAEARPEELTPHVMVLLAQHLARHRLREPQLLEAIAHFLVVQEAQLSSKVGLPPTLPCSSVVQKLVLPFGRLNYLPLEQQFMPCLERILAREAGVAPLATVNILMSLCQLRCLPFRALHFVFSPGFINHISGTPHALIVRRYLSLLDAAVELELPGYRGPRLPRRQQVPIFPQPLITDRARCKYSHKDIVAEGLRQLLGEEKYRQDLTVPPGYCTDFLLCVSSSGAVLPVRTQDPFLPYPPRSCPQGQAASNPTTRDPAQRVVLMLRERWHFCRDGRVLLGSRALRERHLGLMGYQLLPLPFEELESQRGLPQLKSYLRQKLQALGLRWGPEGG; encoded by the exons GGTCTCCATCACCCAACTCCATGCTTCGAATCCTGCTCTCTGCTCAGGCCTCCCCTGCTCGGCTGTCTGGCCTGCTGCTGATCCCGCCAGTACAGCCCTGCTGTTTGGGGCCCAGCAAGTGGGGGGACCGGCCTCTTGGAGGAGGGCCCCGTGCAGGCCATGTGCAAGGACTGCAGCGGCTTCTGGAACAGGCGAAGAGTCCTGGGGAGCTACTGCGCTGGCTGGGCCAGAACCCCACCAAGGTGCGCGCCCACCACTATCCTGTGGCACTTCGTCGCCTGGGCCAGCTCTTGGGGTCTCAGCCTCGGCCCCCTCCTGTGGAGCAGGCCACACTGCAGGACTTGAGTCAGCTCATCATCCGAAACTGCCCCTCCTTTGACATTCATACCATCCACGTGTGTCTGCACCTTGCAGTCTTACTTG GCTTTCCATCAGATGGACCTCTGGTGTGTGCCCTGGAGCAGGAGCGAAGGTTTCGCCTTCCTCCAAAGCCACCTCCCCCTCTGCAGCCTGTCCTCCGTGGTGGACAAAGGCTAGAAGCTGCTCTGAGCTGCCCCCGTTTCCTGCGGTATCCGAGGCAGAATCTGATCAGCAGCCTGGCAG AGGCAAGGCCAGAAGAACTGACTCCTCATGTGATGGTCCTTCTGGCCCAGCATCTCGCTCGGCATCGGTTGCGGGAGCCCCAGCTTCTGGAAGCCATTGCCCACTTCCTGGTGGTCCAGGAAGCCCAGCTCAGCAGCAAGGTGGGCTTGCCTCCCACCCTCCCATGCTCCTCT GTGGTACAGAAGCTGGTCTTGCCCTTTGGGCGGCTGAACTACCTACCCCTGGAGCAGCAGTTTATGCCCTGCCTTGAGAGGATCCTGGCTCGGGAGGCAGGGGTGGCACCCCTGGCCACAGTCAACATTTTGATGTCACTGTGCCAGTTACGGTGCCTGCCCTTCAGAGCCCTGCACTTTGTCTTCTCTCCGGGTTTTATCAACCACATCAGTG GCACCCCTCACGCTCTGATTGTTCGACGCTACCTCTCCCTGCTTGACGCGGCTGTGGAGCTGGAGCTCCCAGGATACCGGGGCCCCCGCCTTCCCCGAAGGCAGCAAGTGCCCATCTTTCCGCAGCCACTCATCACCGACCGTGCCCGCTGCAAGTACAG TCACAAGGACATAGTAGCTGAGGGGCTGCGCCAGCTGCTGGGGGAGGAGAAATACCGCCAGGACCTGACTGTGCCTCCCGGCTATTGCACAG ACTTCCTGCTGTGTGTCAGCAGCTCTGGTGCTGTGCTTCCTGTGAGGACCCAAGATCCCTTTCTACCTTACCCACCAAGGTCCTGTCCACAGGGACAGGCTGCCTCTAATCCTACGACCCGTGACCCTGCCCAAAG GGTGGTGCTGATGCTGCGTGAACGCTGGCATTTCTGCCGTGATGGCAGGGTGCTGCTGGGCTCCCGTGCCCTGAGGGAGCGGCACCTGGGCCTAATGGGCTACCAGCTCCTGCCG CTGCCCTTTGAGGAACTGGAGTCACAGAGAGGCCTGCCCCAGCTCAAGAGCTACCTTAGGCAGAAGCTCCAGGCCTTAGGCCTCCGCTGGGGGCCTGAAGGAGGGTGA
- the Fastk gene encoding fas-activated serine/threonine kinase isoform X5 has translation MLRILLSAQASPARLSGLLLIPPVQPCCLGPSKWGDRPLGGGPRAGHVQGLQRLLEQAKSPGELLRWLGQNPTKVRAHHYPVALRRLGQLLGSQPRPPPVEQATLQDLSQLIIRNCPSFDIHTIHVCLHLAVLLGFPSDGPLVCALEQERRFRLPPKPPPPLQPVLRGGQRLEAALSCPRFLRYPRQNLISSLAEARPEELTPHVMVLLAQHLARHRLREPQLLEAIAHFLVVQEAQLSSKVGLPPTLPCSSVVQKLVLPFGRLNYLPLEQQFMPCLERILAREAGVAPLATVNILMSLCQLRCLPFRALHFVFSPGFINHISGTPHALIVRRYLSLLDAAVELELPGYRGPRLPRRQQVPIFPQPLITDRARCKYSHKDIVAEGLRQLLGEEKYRQDLTVPPGYCTDFLLCVSSSGAVLPVRTQDPFLPYPPRSCPQGQAASNPTTRDPAQRVVLMLRERWHFCRDGRVLLGSRALRERHLGLMGYQLLPVRGPTLPGPHPHPCHAGNPVSSPHSCPLRNWSHREACPSSRATLGRSSRP, from the exons ATGCTTCGAATCCTGCTCTCTGCTCAGGCCTCCCCTGCTCGGCTGTCTGGCCTGCTGCTGATCCCGCCAGTACAGCCCTGCTGTTTGGGGCCCAGCAAGTGGGGGGACCGGCCTCTTGGAGGAGGGCCCCGTGCAGGCCATGTGCAAGGACTGCAGCGGCTTCTGGAACAGGCGAAGAGTCCTGGGGAGCTACTGCGCTGGCTGGGCCAGAACCCCACCAAGGTGCGCGCCCACCACTATCCTGTGGCACTTCGTCGCCTGGGCCAGCTCTTGGGGTCTCAGCCTCGGCCCCCTCCTGTGGAGCAGGCCACACTGCAGGACTTGAGTCAGCTCATCATCCGAAACTGCCCCTCCTTTGACATTCATACCATCCACGTGTGTCTGCACCTTGCAGTCTTACTTG GCTTTCCATCAGATGGACCTCTGGTGTGTGCCCTGGAGCAGGAGCGAAGGTTTCGCCTTCCTCCAAAGCCACCTCCCCCTCTGCAGCCTGTCCTCCGTGGTGGACAAAGGCTAGAAGCTGCTCTGAGCTGCCCCCGTTTCCTGCGGTATCCGAGGCAGAATCTGATCAGCAGCCTGGCAG AGGCAAGGCCAGAAGAACTGACTCCTCATGTGATGGTCCTTCTGGCCCAGCATCTCGCTCGGCATCGGTTGCGGGAGCCCCAGCTTCTGGAAGCCATTGCCCACTTCCTGGTGGTCCAGGAAGCCCAGCTCAGCAGCAAGGTGGGCTTGCCTCCCACCCTCCCATGCTCCTCT GTGGTACAGAAGCTGGTCTTGCCCTTTGGGCGGCTGAACTACCTACCCCTGGAGCAGCAGTTTATGCCCTGCCTTGAGAGGATCCTGGCTCGGGAGGCAGGGGTGGCACCCCTGGCCACAGTCAACATTTTGATGTCACTGTGCCAGTTACGGTGCCTGCCCTTCAGAGCCCTGCACTTTGTCTTCTCTCCGGGTTTTATCAACCACATCAGTG GCACCCCTCACGCTCTGATTGTTCGACGCTACCTCTCCCTGCTTGACGCGGCTGTGGAGCTGGAGCTCCCAGGATACCGGGGCCCCCGCCTTCCCCGAAGGCAGCAAGTGCCCATCTTTCCGCAGCCACTCATCACCGACCGTGCCCGCTGCAAGTACAG TCACAAGGACATAGTAGCTGAGGGGCTGCGCCAGCTGCTGGGGGAGGAGAAATACCGCCAGGACCTGACTGTGCCTCCCGGCTATTGCACAG ACTTCCTGCTGTGTGTCAGCAGCTCTGGTGCTGTGCTTCCTGTGAGGACCCAAGATCCCTTTCTACCTTACCCACCAAGGTCCTGTCCACAGGGACAGGCTGCCTCTAATCCTACGACCCGTGACCCTGCCCAAAG GGTGGTGCTGATGCTGCGTGAACGCTGGCATTTCTGCCGTGATGGCAGGGTGCTGCTGGGCTCCCGTGCCCTGAGGGAGCGGCACCTGGGCCTAATGGGCTACCAGCTCCTGCCGGTGAGAGGCCCCACCCTACCCGGTCCTCATCCTCATCCCTGCCATGCAGGTAACCCAGTGTCCTCTCCCCACAGCTGCCCTTTGAGGAACTGGAGTCACAGAGAGGCCTGCCCCAGCTCAAGAGCTACCTTAGGCAGAAGCTCCAGGCCTTAG
- the Fastk gene encoding fas-activated serine/threonine kinase isoform X6 produces MGSEASPARLSGLLLIPPVQPCCLGPSKWGDRPLGGGPRAGHVQGLQRLLEQAKSPGELLRWLGQNPTKVRAHHYPVALRRLGQLLGSQPRPPPVEQATLQDLSQLIIRNCPSFDIHTIHVCLHLAVLLGFPSDGPLVCALEQERRFRLPPKPPPPLQPVLRGGQRLEAALSCPRFLRYPRQNLISSLAEARPEELTPHVMVLLAQHLARHRLREPQLLEAIAHFLVVQEAQLSSKVGLPPTLPCSSVVQKLVLPFGRLNYLPLEQQFMPCLERILAREAGVAPLATVNILMSLCQLRCLPFRALHFVFSPGFINHISGTPHALIVRRYLSLLDAAVELELPGYRGPRLPRRQQVPIFPQPLITDRARCKYSHKDIVAEGLRQLLGEEKYRQDLTVPPGYCTDFLLCVSSSGAVLPVRTQDPFLPYPPRSCPQGQAASNPTTRDPAQRVVLMLRERWHFCRDGRVLLGSRALRERHLGLMGYQLLPVRGPTLPGPHPHPCHAGNPVSSPHSCPLRNWSHREACPSSRATLGRSSRP; encoded by the exons ATGGGGAGTGAG GCCTCCCCTGCTCGGCTGTCTGGCCTGCTGCTGATCCCGCCAGTACAGCCCTGCTGTTTGGGGCCCAGCAAGTGGGGGGACCGGCCTCTTGGAGGAGGGCCCCGTGCAGGCCATGTGCAAGGACTGCAGCGGCTTCTGGAACAGGCGAAGAGTCCTGGGGAGCTACTGCGCTGGCTGGGCCAGAACCCCACCAAGGTGCGCGCCCACCACTATCCTGTGGCACTTCGTCGCCTGGGCCAGCTCTTGGGGTCTCAGCCTCGGCCCCCTCCTGTGGAGCAGGCCACACTGCAGGACTTGAGTCAGCTCATCATCCGAAACTGCCCCTCCTTTGACATTCATACCATCCACGTGTGTCTGCACCTTGCAGTCTTACTTG GCTTTCCATCAGATGGACCTCTGGTGTGTGCCCTGGAGCAGGAGCGAAGGTTTCGCCTTCCTCCAAAGCCACCTCCCCCTCTGCAGCCTGTCCTCCGTGGTGGACAAAGGCTAGAAGCTGCTCTGAGCTGCCCCCGTTTCCTGCGGTATCCGAGGCAGAATCTGATCAGCAGCCTGGCAG AGGCAAGGCCAGAAGAACTGACTCCTCATGTGATGGTCCTTCTGGCCCAGCATCTCGCTCGGCATCGGTTGCGGGAGCCCCAGCTTCTGGAAGCCATTGCCCACTTCCTGGTGGTCCAGGAAGCCCAGCTCAGCAGCAAGGTGGGCTTGCCTCCCACCCTCCCATGCTCCTCT GTGGTACAGAAGCTGGTCTTGCCCTTTGGGCGGCTGAACTACCTACCCCTGGAGCAGCAGTTTATGCCCTGCCTTGAGAGGATCCTGGCTCGGGAGGCAGGGGTGGCACCCCTGGCCACAGTCAACATTTTGATGTCACTGTGCCAGTTACGGTGCCTGCCCTTCAGAGCCCTGCACTTTGTCTTCTCTCCGGGTTTTATCAACCACATCAGTG GCACCCCTCACGCTCTGATTGTTCGACGCTACCTCTCCCTGCTTGACGCGGCTGTGGAGCTGGAGCTCCCAGGATACCGGGGCCCCCGCCTTCCCCGAAGGCAGCAAGTGCCCATCTTTCCGCAGCCACTCATCACCGACCGTGCCCGCTGCAAGTACAG TCACAAGGACATAGTAGCTGAGGGGCTGCGCCAGCTGCTGGGGGAGGAGAAATACCGCCAGGACCTGACTGTGCCTCCCGGCTATTGCACAG ACTTCCTGCTGTGTGTCAGCAGCTCTGGTGCTGTGCTTCCTGTGAGGACCCAAGATCCCTTTCTACCTTACCCACCAAGGTCCTGTCCACAGGGACAGGCTGCCTCTAATCCTACGACCCGTGACCCTGCCCAAAG GGTGGTGCTGATGCTGCGTGAACGCTGGCATTTCTGCCGTGATGGCAGGGTGCTGCTGGGCTCCCGTGCCCTGAGGGAGCGGCACCTGGGCCTAATGGGCTACCAGCTCCTGCCGGTGAGAGGCCCCACCCTACCCGGTCCTCATCCTCATCCCTGCCATGCAGGTAACCCAGTGTCCTCTCCCCACAGCTGCCCTTTGAGGAACTGGAGTCACAGAGAGGCCTGCCCCAGCTCAAGAGCTACCTTAGGCAGAAGCTCCAGGCCTTAG
- the Fastk gene encoding fas-activated serine/threonine kinase isoform X2, with protein MRRPRGEPGSRAPRPTEGATCAGPGESWSPSPNSMLRILLSAQASPARLSGLLLIPPVQPCCLGPSKWGDRPLGGGPRAGHVQGLQRLLEQAKSPGELLRWLGQNPTKVRAHHYPVALRRLGQLLGSQPRPPPVEQATLQDLSQLIIRNCPSFDIHTIHVCLHLAVLLGFPSDGPLVCALEQERRFRLPPKPPPPLQPVLRGGQRLEAALSCPRFLRYPRQNLISSLAEARPEELTPHVMVLLAQHLARHRLREPQLLEAIAHFLVVQEAQLSSKVVQKLVLPFGRLNYLPLEQQFMPCLERILAREAGVAPLATVNILMSLCQLRCLPFRALHFVFSPGFINHISGTPHALIVRRYLSLLDAAVELELPGYRGPRLPRRQQVPIFPQPLITDRARCKYSHKDIVAEGLRQLLGEEKYRQDLTVPPGYCTDFLLCVSSSGAVLPVRTQDPFLPYPPRSCPQGQAASNPTTRDPAQRVVLMLRERWHFCRDGRVLLGSRALRERHLGLMGYQLLPVRGPTLPGPHPHPCHAGNPVSSPHSCPLRNWSHREACPSSRATLGRSSRP; from the exons GGTCTCCATCACCCAACTCCATGCTTCGAATCCTGCTCTCTGCTCAGGCCTCCCCTGCTCGGCTGTCTGGCCTGCTGCTGATCCCGCCAGTACAGCCCTGCTGTTTGGGGCCCAGCAAGTGGGGGGACCGGCCTCTTGGAGGAGGGCCCCGTGCAGGCCATGTGCAAGGACTGCAGCGGCTTCTGGAACAGGCGAAGAGTCCTGGGGAGCTACTGCGCTGGCTGGGCCAGAACCCCACCAAGGTGCGCGCCCACCACTATCCTGTGGCACTTCGTCGCCTGGGCCAGCTCTTGGGGTCTCAGCCTCGGCCCCCTCCTGTGGAGCAGGCCACACTGCAGGACTTGAGTCAGCTCATCATCCGAAACTGCCCCTCCTTTGACATTCATACCATCCACGTGTGTCTGCACCTTGCAGTCTTACTTG GCTTTCCATCAGATGGACCTCTGGTGTGTGCCCTGGAGCAGGAGCGAAGGTTTCGCCTTCCTCCAAAGCCACCTCCCCCTCTGCAGCCTGTCCTCCGTGGTGGACAAAGGCTAGAAGCTGCTCTGAGCTGCCCCCGTTTCCTGCGGTATCCGAGGCAGAATCTGATCAGCAGCCTGGCAG AGGCAAGGCCAGAAGAACTGACTCCTCATGTGATGGTCCTTCTGGCCCAGCATCTCGCTCGGCATCGGTTGCGGGAGCCCCAGCTTCTGGAAGCCATTGCCCACTTCCTGGTGGTCCAGGAAGCCCAGCTCAGCAGCAAG GTGGTACAGAAGCTGGTCTTGCCCTTTGGGCGGCTGAACTACCTACCCCTGGAGCAGCAGTTTATGCCCTGCCTTGAGAGGATCCTGGCTCGGGAGGCAGGGGTGGCACCCCTGGCCACAGTCAACATTTTGATGTCACTGTGCCAGTTACGGTGCCTGCCCTTCAGAGCCCTGCACTTTGTCTTCTCTCCGGGTTTTATCAACCACATCAGTG GCACCCCTCACGCTCTGATTGTTCGACGCTACCTCTCCCTGCTTGACGCGGCTGTGGAGCTGGAGCTCCCAGGATACCGGGGCCCCCGCCTTCCCCGAAGGCAGCAAGTGCCCATCTTTCCGCAGCCACTCATCACCGACCGTGCCCGCTGCAAGTACAG TCACAAGGACATAGTAGCTGAGGGGCTGCGCCAGCTGCTGGGGGAGGAGAAATACCGCCAGGACCTGACTGTGCCTCCCGGCTATTGCACAG ACTTCCTGCTGTGTGTCAGCAGCTCTGGTGCTGTGCTTCCTGTGAGGACCCAAGATCCCTTTCTACCTTACCCACCAAGGTCCTGTCCACAGGGACAGGCTGCCTCTAATCCTACGACCCGTGACCCTGCCCAAAG GGTGGTGCTGATGCTGCGTGAACGCTGGCATTTCTGCCGTGATGGCAGGGTGCTGCTGGGCTCCCGTGCCCTGAGGGAGCGGCACCTGGGCCTAATGGGCTACCAGCTCCTGCCGGTGAGAGGCCCCACCCTACCCGGTCCTCATCCTCATCCCTGCCATGCAGGTAACCCAGTGTCCTCTCCCCACAGCTGCCCTTTGAGGAACTGGAGTCACAGAGAGGCCTGCCCCAGCTCAAGAGCTACCTTAGGCAGAAGCTCCAGGCCTTAG